The following proteins come from a genomic window of Spongiibacter tropicus DSM 19543:
- a CDS encoding DUF1302 family protein translates to MKNNKTHAAALTAAAVAFSSPAWSLSGELLGVDYSLSGLLRVEVAAKTTDEENPYNQRGNLFNGKTVDRDGGLNVGTLLGLNLPLPISVPITDSATRSVEPASNDFNHTQARLESTLQLRFSDNWAATVKVRGIFDATEYDEFDPNQVGSRADGYLYGEPNYFEYDDFYTGGEQNRLEVAGDNYMVDFPSLYVDYQNGPLLVRAGNQQIAWGQALFFRVFDVANGLDLRRHSILDFASEEYADERISSPAVRVSYQFGSSWELDMFAQQFQPSIYGNPNTPYNVIPSQFTVHDRFSQYDEKINSGFRLKGFLGDFGLQFMYTNRYNPDGALRWTASGVNRDVPGLPGTGAILAQTPLEIDPTGVWSAEEWFTYAGMARLDGQEGLNKLITDFPASQLLLARPVPNIDAAKEELDLFFILTGGVGSVLTGNGNGGLRGHLERTYHREDVFGTGFSYIFSGEPGSWTDQLILNFEVSYTPDKTFTPIDLGQEYIVEDEYVTALILEKNQRFSRDFPAAYLVFQWMYRSESDLFGRHLSGMGATVNNTPKGVDGWNGIALAVQQPFPGLVWRADLAVLYDTRGGVFVQPALKWKPSGNWNIEMFYNYMEGDLYGNENENIIQTVDWADEFGLRIAYQF, encoded by the coding sequence ATGAAAAATAATAAAACACATGCTGCGGCGCTTACCGCCGCGGCGGTGGCATTCAGCAGCCCGGCCTGGTCACTGAGTGGCGAGCTGTTGGGCGTTGATTACAGCCTAAGTGGTTTGTTGCGAGTAGAAGTCGCCGCGAAAACGACGGATGAAGAAAACCCCTATAACCAACGGGGTAACCTGTTCAACGGCAAAACCGTTGACCGTGATGGCGGCTTGAATGTGGGAACTTTGCTTGGCCTGAATCTCCCTTTGCCAATTTCGGTACCGATTACCGATTCGGCGACCCGTTCGGTCGAGCCAGCCAGCAATGATTTTAACCACACCCAGGCGCGTCTTGAGAGCACATTGCAGTTGCGTTTTTCAGATAATTGGGCAGCAACGGTGAAAGTGCGTGGAATTTTTGACGCTACTGAGTACGATGAATTTGACCCTAACCAAGTGGGGAGTCGAGCCGATGGCTATCTCTACGGCGAGCCCAATTATTTTGAATACGACGACTTTTATACCGGTGGCGAGCAAAATCGCCTTGAAGTCGCTGGCGACAATTACATGGTGGATTTTCCCTCGCTGTATGTCGATTACCAGAATGGCCCGCTGCTGGTTCGTGCCGGTAATCAGCAAATTGCTTGGGGGCAAGCGCTATTCTTCCGCGTTTTTGACGTGGCCAATGGCTTGGATTTGCGGCGACACTCAATTTTGGACTTTGCATCAGAAGAATACGCAGATGAGCGTATTTCCTCTCCGGCGGTGCGAGTGTCTTATCAGTTTGGTTCCAGTTGGGAACTGGATATGTTTGCCCAGCAGTTTCAGCCCAGTATCTACGGCAACCCGAACACACCTTACAATGTTATTCCTTCGCAGTTTACGGTGCATGATCGCTTTAGCCAGTACGATGAAAAAATTAATAGTGGCTTCCGCCTGAAAGGCTTTCTCGGCGATTTTGGTCTGCAGTTCATGTACACCAACCGCTATAACCCAGACGGTGCCTTGCGCTGGACGGCATCCGGTGTGAATCGTGATGTTCCGGGTCTGCCTGGCACGGGTGCCATCCTGGCGCAGACGCCACTCGAGATTGATCCGACCGGGGTATGGAGTGCCGAGGAATGGTTCACCTATGCAGGCATGGCGCGTCTGGACGGTCAGGAGGGCTTGAACAAGCTGATTACCGACTTCCCTGCGTCGCAGTTGTTGCTGGCGCGCCCGGTGCCGAATATCGATGCAGCGAAAGAAGAACTGGATCTGTTCTTTATCTTGACCGGTGGTGTTGGCAGCGTGCTGACCGGTAACGGTAACGGTGGTCTACGCGGACATCTTGAGCGCACCTATCACCGTGAAGATGTCTTTGGCACAGGCTTTAGCTACATATTTAGCGGCGAGCCGGGTAGCTGGACCGACCAGTTGATTCTTAACTTCGAGGTGTCTTATACCCCGGATAAAACCTTTACGCCGATCGATTTGGGTCAAGAATATATTGTTGAGGATGAATATGTCACAGCGTTGATTTTAGAGAAGAATCAACGATTTAGTAGAGACTTTCCTGCGGCATACTTGGTTTTTCAATGGATGTATCGTAGCGAATCCGACTTGTTTGGCCGCCATCTTAGTGGCATGGGTGCTACCGTCAACAATACACCAAAAGGAGTTGATGGCTGGAATGGTATAGCCCTAGCTGTACAGCAACCCTTTCCTGGCCTGGTGTGGCGTGCGGATCTAGCAGTATTGTACGACACGCGTGGCGGTGTCTTTGTTCAGCCCGCACTGAAATGGAAGCCTTCGGGTAACTGGAACATTGAAATGTTCTACAACTACATGGAGGGTGACTTATATGGAAATGAGAACGAAAATATTATTCAAACCGTGGACTGGGCTGATGAATTCGGTCTACGTATAGCCTACCAGTTTTGA
- a CDS encoding helix-turn-helix transcriptional regulator: MDDFILAMHDASMHLSPVEFSRWALTEVRRQIDFDFAIWGSGDGLRRDLSQALILDQSDHLFDTWEAVKKEDPFANLVIGNTGKTWSIEQLPDFRKSRAYREHWGLYCAQQMVSTMEVDKSTGLHVFVTLARDSALSQFERCDLRRKSMLTKHLFLAARHNDMHFLRSKQAPAALLDHRGYIHAALPSFTELLVNTLGTAARFRLPESVNRLLWSGKRYRGCGLSLHAERLNGRLLVRAAVCTGVSLSAREEEVAWLYASGSSHKEVAASLGVSPTTVRTHLARVYQKLEVSSKGALALWLKDNT, encoded by the coding sequence ATGGATGACTTTATTTTGGCAATGCATGACGCCAGCATGCACCTTTCCCCTGTTGAGTTCAGCCGCTGGGCGCTGACGGAAGTTCGCCGCCAGATCGACTTTGACTTTGCAATCTGGGGTTCAGGTGATGGCCTGCGCCGTGATCTGAGTCAGGCCCTTATCCTTGACCAGTCGGATCATCTGTTCGATACCTGGGAGGCGGTGAAAAAAGAGGACCCCTTCGCGAATCTGGTTATTGGTAACACAGGGAAAACATGGTCCATTGAACAGTTGCCGGACTTCCGAAAGAGCAGAGCCTACCGAGAGCACTGGGGGCTATATTGTGCGCAGCAAATGGTTTCGACCATGGAGGTGGATAAGAGCACCGGGCTGCACGTATTTGTGACGCTGGCGCGTGATAGTGCCCTATCACAGTTTGAGCGTTGCGACCTTCGTCGGAAAAGTATGCTGACCAAGCATTTGTTTTTAGCGGCGCGGCATAACGACATGCATTTCCTTCGCTCTAAGCAGGCGCCAGCTGCTTTGCTGGATCATCGTGGCTATATACACGCGGCGCTGCCGAGTTTCACAGAACTGCTGGTCAATACGTTAGGTACTGCCGCGCGGTTTCGTTTACCGGAGTCGGTAAACCGTTTGCTGTGGTCGGGAAAGCGCTACCGAGGATGTGGGTTATCACTACATGCCGAGCGTCTGAATGGGCGCCTGCTCGTCAGGGCTGCAGTGTGCACAGGAGTATCTCTAAGTGCTCGAGAGGAAGAAGTGGCTTGGCTTTATGCCAGTGGCAGTAGCCATAAAGAAGTTGCTGCCAGTCTCGGAGTGTCGCCGACAACGGTTAGAACGCATTTGGCACGGGTATACCAGAAGCTGGAGGTATCGTCGAAGGGTGCGCTCGCACTCTGGCTGAAAGATAATACTTGA
- a CDS encoding DUF4328 domain-containing protein — MDALTVWVRRLLCVQVLGLLILMVSGYWEYQLLSDFASGVYVTDYQAAMDAEANDKRQLMIGLANIGVFVVTGIVILRWIHRANYNARQLGAEQMDFSPGWAVGYFFVPFLSLWKPYQAMKEIWRASKSPSDWAFEKVDGILPLWWVLWIGSGIVSQIASRAAKGADTLPTLIKLNIATEVSYVMDIAAVVLLWKIVNRIYAFQQDSLKRQAS; from the coding sequence ATGGATGCGTTGACGGTATGGGTGCGACGGTTGTTGTGCGTTCAGGTGCTGGGTCTGTTGATATTGATGGTCTCGGGGTATTGGGAATACCAGCTGCTGTCGGATTTCGCGAGTGGCGTATATGTCACTGATTATCAGGCTGCCATGGATGCGGAGGCCAACGATAAACGTCAATTGATGATAGGTCTCGCCAACATCGGCGTATTTGTCGTCACTGGCATTGTGATTTTGCGCTGGATTCACCGGGCAAATTACAACGCGAGGCAGCTTGGTGCAGAGCAGATGGACTTTTCGCCGGGCTGGGCGGTTGGTTATTTCTTTGTTCCTTTTCTGTCGCTTTGGAAGCCTTATCAGGCAATGAAGGAGATATGGCGAGCCAGTAAATCGCCATCAGATTGGGCTTTTGAAAAAGTGGATGGGATTCTTCCGCTGTGGTGGGTCTTGTGGATTGGCTCTGGAATCGTGTCGCAGATCGCCAGCCGGGCTGCGAAGGGGGCCGACACGCTGCCGACGCTTATCAAGCTGAATATCGCGACAGAAGTCTCTTATGTGATGGATATTGCTGCGGTGGTATTGCTCTGGAAGATAGTGAATAGAATCTATGCCTTTCAACAGGATTCCTTGAAACGTCAGGCGTCATAG
- a CDS encoding glucose 1-dehydrogenase → MSIDCKDKVVLITGAAKGIGAAACRALAEAGAKVAVSDIDAAAGRELCEALRSSGADAEFFALDVCDEQQWQSCLEMVVASYGRIDGVVNNAGIAVICGPEDESLDGWRRTQRINSDAVFLGSRAAIQAMKAQGGSIVNVSSIEGIVGDPMLPAYNASKGAVRALTKSLALYCADRQYGIRVNSLHPGYVETPLVSGALAQLPDDDAAAFASRVVASIPLGRMAQPEEIASGIVFLLSDASRYMTGSELVMDGGYTAR, encoded by the coding sequence ATGAGTATCGATTGTAAAGACAAGGTGGTGCTGATTACCGGTGCTGCCAAGGGCATCGGTGCGGCCGCCTGCCGGGCGCTGGCAGAAGCCGGTGCCAAAGTGGCGGTCAGCGATATCGACGCTGCCGCCGGTCGCGAGCTGTGTGAAGCACTGCGCAGCAGCGGCGCGGATGCCGAGTTCTTTGCGCTGGATGTCTGCGACGAACAGCAATGGCAGTCCTGCCTCGAAATGGTCGTGGCTAGTTATGGTCGGATCGATGGTGTAGTGAATAACGCGGGTATTGCGGTGATCTGCGGCCCGGAAGACGAGAGCCTGGACGGCTGGCGTCGCACCCAGCGCATCAACAGCGACGCCGTGTTCCTCGGCAGTCGGGCGGCCATTCAGGCCATGAAGGCGCAGGGCGGATCGATAGTCAATGTGTCTTCCATCGAGGGTATTGTCGGCGACCCCATGCTGCCCGCCTACAACGCCAGCAAGGGCGCGGTGCGGGCGCTGACCAAGTCATTGGCCCTGTATTGCGCCGACCGTCAGTACGGCATCCGCGTTAACTCCCTGCACCCCGGCTATGTCGAAACGCCGCTGGTCAGTGGCGCACTCGCGCAACTGCCGGATGACGATGCAGCTGCGTTTGCCTCGCGTGTGGTGGCGAGTATTCCCTTGGGACGCATGGCCCAGCCGGAAGAAATTGCCAGTGGCATTGTTTTTCTGCTGTCTGATGCGTCGCGGTATATGACCGGCTCGGAGCTGGTGATGGACGGTGGTTACACCGCCCGGTAA
- a CDS encoding MDR family oxidoreductase has product MTESYKALVGVRDESGYRVEFQQLSSEQIGDGDVEVAVEYSTVNYKDGLAMSDAIPIVQKPSLILGIDMAGTVVKSDCSRFKVGDKVLMNGYGASETHNGGYTQRLRISSDYLLKVPSAFTTRHAMLLGTAGYTAMLSLLRLEQLGITPDSGEVLVTGASGGVGSVSIMLLAGLGYTVAASTGRLEESDYLKSLGANTVIDRRELSEPGEMMQATRWAAAVDSCGSHTLANVLAQLHYNGAVAACGLAQGLDLPGNMMPFALRNVALLGVDSVHAPMALREQAWQRLAESVDLAKLEAMAVEIDFDKLPEMAGQILQGQIRGRAVVNIAAS; this is encoded by the coding sequence ATGACAGAAAGCTACAAAGCCCTGGTGGGCGTGCGCGATGAAAGCGGTTATCGCGTGGAATTCCAGCAGCTCAGCAGTGAGCAAATCGGCGACGGTGATGTGGAAGTGGCGGTTGAGTACTCTACCGTCAACTACAAAGACGGTCTGGCAATGAGTGATGCGATTCCCATTGTGCAGAAGCCTTCGCTCATCCTCGGCATCGATATGGCCGGCACTGTTGTGAAGTCGGATTGCAGCCGCTTCAAGGTCGGCGACAAAGTGCTGATGAACGGTTACGGCGCCTCCGAAACCCACAACGGCGGTTATACCCAACGCCTGCGTATTTCCAGTGATTACCTGTTGAAAGTCCCCTCGGCGTTTACTACGCGCCACGCCATGCTGCTGGGCACCGCGGGCTATACCGCCATGCTGTCACTGCTGCGTCTGGAGCAGCTGGGCATTACGCCCGACTCGGGCGAAGTGCTGGTCACTGGCGCCTCGGGTGGCGTGGGTAGTGTATCCATCATGTTACTGGCCGGGCTCGGCTACACCGTGGCGGCGTCTACGGGTCGGCTTGAGGAGAGTGATTATCTGAAAAGTCTGGGCGCCAATACGGTGATTGATCGCCGTGAGCTGTCCGAACCGGGCGAGATGATGCAGGCAACCCGCTGGGCGGCGGCCGTCGATTCCTGCGGCAGCCACACCTTGGCTAACGTGCTTGCACAGCTTCACTACAACGGCGCGGTGGCGGCCTGCGGACTGGCGCAGGGACTGGATCTGCCCGGTAATATGATGCCGTTTGCCCTGCGCAATGTGGCACTGCTGGGCGTCGACTCGGTGCACGCCCCCATGGCGCTGCGTGAGCAGGCCTGGCAGCGTCTGGCAGAATCGGTAGATCTTGCCAAACTCGAAGCCATGGCGGTCGAGATCGACTTTGATAAATTGCCCGAGATGGCCGGGCAAATTCTGCAGGGTCAGATTCGCGGTCGCGCTGTCGTGAATATCGCTGCATCATAA
- a CDS encoding EF-hand domain-containing protein has protein sequence MKSWKHGGSRILFGAFSLMLVAGVQAADVPLQGPIPFALYDKDGDGRVSEMEFDEVRGERLQARAAEGRPTAWAPSFITFDVDADGFLTPEELSAGQQSQMKERRGMGMMPGSANGSAMNKPGGMGQKMGRNMPTFSDYDLDGDGKVTESEFNKARAQRVSERAQQGYAMKNMGNMPSFADIDADGNGTVSKDEFAVHTAKHRL, from the coding sequence ATGAAGAGTTGGAAGCACGGTGGTTCACGAATTCTGTTTGGCGCGTTTTCACTGATGTTGGTCGCGGGGGTGCAGGCGGCGGATGTGCCGTTGCAAGGGCCGATACCGTTTGCGCTGTACGACAAGGATGGCGATGGCCGGGTCAGTGAGATGGAGTTTGATGAGGTGCGCGGTGAGCGCCTTCAGGCGAGAGCCGCTGAAGGGCGCCCGACGGCCTGGGCGCCGTCATTCATTACCTTTGATGTGGATGCGGATGGTTTCCTGACACCAGAGGAACTTTCGGCGGGGCAGCAATCGCAGATGAAGGAGCGTCGCGGTATGGGCATGATGCCGGGTTCGGCTAATGGCTCGGCGATGAATAAACCCGGTGGCATGGGGCAGAAAATGGGTCGGAATATGCCGACGTTTTCTGACTATGATCTCGACGGTGATGGCAAGGTGACCGAGTCAGAGTTCAATAAGGCCCGCGCCCAGCGTGTCAGTGAGCGCGCTCAGCAGGGCTATGCGATGAAGAATATGGGAAACATGCCGTCGTTTGCCGATATTGATGCAGATGGTAATGGTACTGTGAGCAAGGACGAGTTTGCCGTCCACACCGCAAAACATCGTTTGTGA
- a CDS encoding YCF48-related protein, with amino-acid sequence MKPLKRTLRAAGCALLLGGALPALAASSEQVHQEHPHDVLFGISRGSEGLIAVGTGGELRRSPDGKAWTIQAATAPGTSLFDVSERQGRLLAVGQEGEIFRNAGDGWQEVDAPTDDRLFAVAQGEMGRAVATGAFGTVLYSKDGGASWTQAEIDWPALIGQDYQPHVYNVSFDARGRVFIVGEFGLIARSDDGGQSWTPLHQGDASLFGFALSDSGLAYAVGQSGTVLRSRDGGDSWAAIDSGNEAILMDVAIRPDGKAVATGIRQAISIAPEAKRAENLHHDLFLENWYSDVAVLGNEFYAVGQFARVVKISL; translated from the coding sequence GTGAAACCACTAAAACGCACATTAAGGGCGGCAGGCTGTGCGCTGTTGCTGGGGGGGGCGCTGCCCGCGCTCGCCGCCAGCAGCGAGCAAGTGCATCAGGAGCATCCCCATGACGTTCTGTTCGGCATCAGTCGTGGCAGTGAAGGCCTTATTGCCGTCGGTACCGGCGGTGAGCTGCGTCGCAGTCCTGACGGCAAAGCCTGGACAATCCAGGCCGCCACCGCGCCGGGAACGTCGCTGTTTGATGTTTCCGAGCGTCAGGGACGGCTGCTGGCCGTCGGTCAGGAAGGCGAAATTTTCCGCAATGCCGGTGACGGCTGGCAGGAAGTGGACGCCCCCACCGACGATCGTCTCTTTGCCGTTGCGCAAGGTGAAATGGGGCGGGCCGTGGCGACCGGCGCGTTTGGCACCGTTCTCTATTCCAAAGATGGCGGCGCCAGCTGGACGCAGGCCGAGATCGACTGGCCTGCGCTGATCGGTCAGGACTACCAGCCTCACGTCTATAACGTCAGCTTCGATGCGCGCGGCCGGGTGTTTATTGTCGGCGAGTTTGGCTTGATCGCCCGCTCCGACGATGGCGGCCAGAGCTGGACACCGCTGCATCAGGGTGACGCCTCACTGTTTGGTTTTGCGCTGTCCGACAGCGGTCTCGCTTACGCGGTTGGCCAGAGCGGCACCGTGCTGCGCAGTCGCGATGGCGGTGATAGCTGGGCGGCCATCGACAGCGGTAATGAAGCCATTCTGATGGACGTCGCGATTCGTCCCGACGGCAAGGCGGTGGCGACCGGCATCCGTCAGGCGATCAGCATCGCACCGGAGGCGAAGCGCGCCGAAAACCTGCATCACGATCTGTTCCTTGAAAACTGGTACAGCGACGTCGCTGTTCTCGGCAATGAGTTTTACGCCGTCGGACAGTTTGCGCGCGTCGTCAAAATTTCGCTGTAG
- a CDS encoding SDR family NAD(P)-dependent oxidoreductase, protein MKNKDPFSLQGKVAVVTGAAAGIGRACAERMAYSGASVLLSDIDGASCQRLAEELNEQGYDARAIQQDVVLEEDWNALVSELKQWHNRWDILVNNAGIYIGGRLEDNSIEEMTRIHEVNVQSVFLGLRYAAETMQPGGCFGKGGSVINLSSIAGLIGVPGHSIYGATKGSVRSISKHSAVEFARFGYGIRVNSLHPGLIDTAMAQQVYDDFVDVGLTQSREEATAVLEQQMIPMGRLGTAEDIANAALFLASDASAYISGAELTVDGGFTAA, encoded by the coding sequence ATGAAAAATAAAGATCCTTTCTCGCTACAAGGCAAAGTGGCGGTGGTGACCGGGGCGGCCGCAGGCATTGGACGGGCATGTGCAGAGCGCATGGCGTATTCCGGTGCATCAGTCTTACTGAGTGATATCGACGGTGCGAGCTGCCAACGCCTCGCGGAAGAATTAAACGAACAAGGCTACGACGCCAGAGCCATTCAGCAGGATGTCGTTCTGGAGGAAGACTGGAACGCCCTCGTTAGCGAACTGAAGCAGTGGCACAACCGCTGGGATATTCTGGTCAACAATGCCGGAATTTATATTGGCGGTCGTTTGGAAGACAACAGCATCGAAGAGATGACCCGCATCCACGAAGTGAATGTGCAGTCAGTATTCCTCGGCCTGCGCTACGCGGCAGAAACCATGCAGCCCGGCGGCTGCTTCGGCAAGGGTGGCAGCGTGATTAACCTGTCATCTATTGCTGGCTTGATCGGTGTACCCGGCCACAGCATTTACGGGGCTACCAAGGGCTCGGTGCGCTCGATCAGCAAACATTCGGCGGTGGAATTTGCCCGCTTTGGTTACGGCATTCGCGTTAACTCCCTGCACCCCGGTTTGATCGACACGGCGATGGCACAGCAGGTCTACGATGACTTCGTGGATGTGGGGCTTACCCAAAGCCGCGAGGAAGCCACGGCTGTGCTCGAACAGCAGATGATCCCCATGGGACGCCTCGGCACTGCTGAAGATATCGCCAATGCGGCCCTGTTCCTCGCCAGCGACGCCAGCGCCTATATCAGCGGCGCGGAACTGACCGTGGATGGCGGCTTTACTGCAGCCTAA
- a CDS encoding DUF1329 domain-containing protein produces MTFHIRRFGRQFSRREFLRIGSGFVGAGLLMPVWAAMEKHGEANAAYPEELRSIEDYTGGKLKAGDFIDAGNVELVKELLGPVTYMQVKEMGRRLKLRATTTDIMKLSPWEYLEASFRHRGQAKFDADGNVVTADGKPWIGGLPFPDAKTGVELFAGLTLSWGRHDASFYAIREYDLNRDGKVSYGYENGWAEYAPTGRVVLPGPYWKGHEDKLRYQSVFFTAPDSVRGTSFLNIWHYDQNKFPELYGYIPDFKRIRRFPTDQRFEPLVPGSSLYLSDAWAAGDPLHTWGNYRIVGRGPMLAAVSGGWASQSEDWSHNTHGGPKGETFWDTEVELVPEAIAVDAEPTGFPRAPVGVKRVWFDARTQLPLGMVTFDRRGDMFRSFDGAYGLYDDGDRKVMDGDHPYWSWCHVHAFDVQTGKMTRIEQLAEISGGHRMLVNDHEVYNRYLTNGALRRLGN; encoded by the coding sequence ATGACTTTTCACATCCGACGTTTTGGCCGTCAATTTTCGCGGCGAGAATTTTTGCGTATTGGCAGCGGCTTTGTTGGTGCCGGTTTGCTGATGCCCGTCTGGGCGGCAATGGAAAAACACGGCGAGGCCAATGCGGCTTACCCGGAAGAATTGCGCTCAATTGAGGATTACACCGGCGGCAAGTTGAAAGCCGGTGATTTCATCGATGCCGGTAATGTCGAGCTGGTTAAAGAGCTGCTCGGGCCGGTGACCTATATGCAGGTCAAAGAGATGGGGCGACGCCTGAAGCTGCGCGCCACCACGACCGATATTATGAAGCTGAGCCCCTGGGAATACCTCGAGGCCAGCTTCCGCCATCGCGGCCAGGCGAAGTTCGACGCCGACGGCAATGTCGTCACGGCCGATGGCAAACCCTGGATCGGCGGTCTGCCCTTCCCCGATGCCAAAACCGGCGTTGAACTCTTCGCCGGGCTCACTCTGAGCTGGGGGCGTCACGACGCCTCGTTCTACGCGATTCGCGAATACGATCTCAACCGCGACGGCAAGGTGAGCTACGGCTACGAAAACGGCTGGGCAGAGTATGCGCCCACCGGACGCGTTGTGCTGCCCGGCCCCTACTGGAAAGGGCATGAAGATAAGCTGCGCTATCAGAGCGTGTTCTTCACCGCGCCGGACAGCGTGCGGGGCACCTCGTTCTTGAATATCTGGCACTACGACCAGAACAAATTCCCCGAGCTTTACGGCTACATCCCCGACTTCAAACGCATTCGTCGCTTCCCCACCGATCAGCGCTTTGAACCGCTGGTGCCGGGGTCCAGCCTGTACTTGTCCGACGCCTGGGCGGCGGGCGATCCGCTCCACACCTGGGGCAACTACCGTATCGTCGGTCGCGGCCCGATGCTGGCGGCGGTCAGCGGCGGCTGGGCATCGCAGAGCGAAGACTGGTCGCACAACACCCACGGCGGCCCCAAAGGTGAAACCTTCTGGGATACCGAAGTGGAGCTGGTGCCGGAGGCGATTGCCGTGGACGCCGAGCCCACCGGCTTCCCCCGAGCGCCGGTGGGCGTCAAGCGCGTGTGGTTTGATGCCCGCACGCAACTGCCGTTGGGCATGGTCACCTTCGATCGTCGCGGCGATATGTTCCGCTCCTTCGATGGCGCCTATGGCCTGTACGACGACGGCGACCGCAAGGTCATGGACGGCGATCATCCCTACTGGTCCTGGTGCCATGTCCACGCCTTCGACGTACAGACCGGCAAAATGACCCGCATCGAACAGCTCGCCGAGATCTCCGGCGGCCACCGCATGTTGGTCAACGACCACGAAGTTTATAACCGCTATCTGACCAACGGTGCGCTGCGCCGTCTGGGTAACTGA